The Paenibacillus tianjinensis genome has a window encoding:
- the hydA gene encoding dihydropyrimidinase, producing the protein MKKIIKNGIIVTAADTYAGDVLIEDGIVTGIGLNLEAPDAEIVDASGCYVFPGGIDPHTHLDMPFGGTVTADDFESGTIAAAFGGTTTVIDFCLTTKGQPLQSAVDTWHNKSQDKAVIDYSFHLMVSELNDRVLAELPQIIEDEGITSLKVFMAYKNTFQADDGVLFKTLQAAKREGALVMVHAENGDVIEYLVEQALAAGNTDPIYHALTRPPELEGEATGRAAYLTELTDSQLYVVHVTCAEAVWKIAEARKKGLRVYGETCPQYLVLDQTALEKPDFEGAKYVWSPPLREQWNQDVLWDALWSGTLQTIGSDQCSFDFKGQKDLGLGDFSKIPNGGPTIEDRFSLLYSEGVQKGRISLNKFVDIISTSSAKLFGLFPKKGTIAIGSDADIVIFDPSVDRILSAETHHMKVDYNAFEGFEVKGEPVSVLSRGEFVIRDKQFVGQAGSGKYLHRKRFEAEAARPVKAEISGGVV; encoded by the coding sequence ATGAAGAAGATCATCAAGAACGGAATTATCGTTACCGCAGCGGACACTTATGCAGGGGACGTTCTGATCGAGGACGGGATTGTGACCGGAATCGGTCTGAATCTGGAAGCGCCGGATGCTGAAATCGTAGACGCCTCCGGCTGTTATGTATTTCCCGGGGGAATTGATCCCCACACCCATCTCGACATGCCCTTTGGCGGAACTGTTACCGCCGATGATTTCGAGAGCGGAACGATTGCCGCCGCATTCGGGGGCACGACAACGGTTATCGACTTCTGCCTGACTACCAAGGGCCAGCCGCTGCAAAGCGCCGTGGATACCTGGCATAACAAGTCACAGGATAAGGCGGTCATTGACTACAGCTTCCACCTGATGGTGTCGGAGCTGAATGACAGGGTACTCGCTGAACTGCCGCAGATTATTGAAGACGAGGGCATTACCTCGCTGAAGGTATTCATGGCGTACAAGAACACCTTCCAGGCGGATGACGGCGTGCTGTTCAAGACACTGCAGGCTGCCAAGCGGGAAGGCGCACTCGTTATGGTTCATGCCGAGAACGGTGATGTGATCGAATATCTGGTGGAACAGGCTCTTGCAGCCGGCAACACGGATCCGATCTACCACGCACTGACCCGGCCTCCGGAGCTGGAAGGTGAAGCAACCGGCAGGGCTGCTTATTTGACAGAGCTGACCGATTCTCAGCTATATGTCGTGCACGTGACCTGTGCCGAAGCGGTCTGGAAGATTGCCGAAGCCCGCAAAAAAGGGCTTCGCGTCTACGGCGAGACCTGTCCGCAGTATCTGGTCCTGGATCAGACTGCGCTTGAGAAGCCGGATTTCGAAGGCGCCAAATATGTTTGGTCCCCGCCGCTGCGCGAGCAGTGGAACCAGGATGTGCTGTGGGATGCTTTATGGAGCGGTACACTGCAGACCATCGGCTCCGACCAGTGCTCGTTCGATTTCAAGGGACAGAAGGACCTCGGGCTCGGCGATTTCTCCAAGATTCCGAACGGCGGGCCGACCATCGAGGACCGCTTCAGCCTGCTCTACTCCGAAGGTGTACAGAAGGGGCGGATCTCGCTCAATAAATTCGTGGATATCATCTCTACCTCCAGTGCCAAGCTGTTCGGTTTATTCCCGAAAAAGGGAACGATCGCCATCGGCAGCGATGCCGATATCGTGATATTCGATCCGTCTGTGGACAGAATTCTCTCTGCGGAAACCCATCATATGAAAGTGGATTACAATGCCTTTGAGGGCTTCGAAGTCAAGGGCGAGCCGGTCTCCGTCCTCAGCCGCGGTGAATTTGTCATCCGTGACAAGCAGTTCGTCGGTCAGGCGGGCTCCGGCAAATATCTGCACCGCAAACGTTTCGAGGCAGAAGCAGCACGTCCGGTCAAAGCGGAAATCAGCGGGGGAGTGGTCTAA
- the preA gene encoding NAD-dependent dihydropyrimidine dehydrogenase subunit PreA, giving the protein MADLSIDLAGIKSPNPFWLASAPPTNTGYQVQRAFEAGWGGAVWKTLGEPVINTSSRFAAVHFNGQRVAGFNNIELITDRPLEVNLKEIYETKKRFPNHAIIASLMVEPKQEKWHEIVKRVEAVGVDGLELNFGCPHGMAERGMGAASGQQPDLVQAQTTWVKEVATTPVIVKLTPNITDITVVARHAVKGGADAISLINTINSLAGVDIHSWNTIPNVGGQGAHGGYCGPAVKPIALSMVAECARDRGVGVPISGIGGISTWQDVVEFMLMGSTGIQVCTAVMHHGFRIVEEMIDGLNNYLDDKGLASVTELIGKSVPKYSNWGDLDLNYKVVARINEDNCINCNKCHIACEDASHQCIDMLTNADGKAVLQVREEDCVGCNLCSIVCPADGAIDMVALESGVAPMTWNQRNQVISGLNGSYSEAEVV; this is encoded by the coding sequence ATGGCAGATTTGAGTATTGATCTTGCAGGAATCAAGTCACCCAATCCGTTCTGGCTGGCCTCTGCGCCGCCTACCAATACAGGTTATCAGGTGCAGCGGGCGTTTGAGGCTGGCTGGGGAGGAGCCGTCTGGAAGACGCTGGGTGAACCGGTCATCAACACCTCTTCCCGGTTTGCAGCGGTGCATTTTAATGGACAGCGGGTAGCGGGCTTTAACAACATTGAATTGATTACGGACCGTCCGCTGGAAGTGAACCTGAAGGAAATCTATGAGACAAAGAAGAGATTTCCGAATCATGCGATTATTGCCTCCCTGATGGTAGAACCAAAGCAGGAAAAGTGGCATGAGATCGTCAAGCGGGTGGAGGCGGTCGGTGTAGACGGGCTGGAGCTGAACTTCGGCTGTCCGCACGGCATGGCCGAGCGCGGAATGGGTGCGGCCTCCGGCCAGCAGCCTGATCTGGTGCAGGCGCAGACGACCTGGGTGAAGGAAGTGGCGACCACGCCGGTTATCGTGAAGCTGACCCCGAATATTACCGACATTACGGTCGTGGCCCGGCATGCGGTTAAAGGCGGTGCAGACGCGATCAGCCTGATCAATACGATTAACAGTCTGGCAGGCGTGGATATCCACAGCTGGAACACGATTCCGAATGTCGGCGGCCAAGGCGCGCACGGCGGCTATTGCGGCCCGGCAGTGAAGCCGATTGCCCTGAGCATGGTGGCAGAATGTGCCCGGGACCGTGGGGTCGGTGTTCCGATTTCCGGGATCGGGGGCATTTCCACCTGGCAGGATGTTGTTGAATTCATGCTGATGGGATCCACCGGCATTCAGGTCTGTACGGCGGTCATGCATCACGGCTTCCGGATCGTTGAAGAAATGATCGACGGTCTGAATAACTATCTGGATGACAAGGGTCTGGCTTCGGTAACGGAGCTGATCGGCAAATCAGTGCCTAAATACTCCAACTGGGGTGATCTCGACCTTAACTATAAAGTGGTTGCACGGATTAACGAGGACAACTGCATTAACTGCAATAAATGCCATATTGCCTGTGAGGATGCCTCGCATCAATGTATTGATATGCTGACGAATGCTGACGGCAAAGCGGTTCTTCAGGTGCGTGAGGAAGATTGCGTAGGCTGTAATCTGTGCTCGATTGTCTGTCCGGCGGATGGCGCGATTGATATGGTCGCCCTGGAAAGCGGCGTGGCGCCAATGACCTGGAATCAGCGGAATCAGGTAATCAGCGGCTTGAACGGCTCATATTCGGAAGCGGAGGTGGTTTAG